In the Mycolicibacter sp. MU0102 genome, one interval contains:
- a CDS encoding YqgE/AlgH family protein, producing the protein MAQPEDPEDYVAPAAHRVRAGTLLLANTDLLEPTFRRTVIYVVEHNDGGTLGVVLNRPSETAVYNVLPQWSELAAKPKTMFIGGPVKRDAALCVGLLRVGVEPHGVPGLRHIDGRLVMVDLDADPETIAPHVEGVRIFAGYAGWTIGQLEGEIERDDWIVLSALPSDVMVPPRVDLWGRALRRQPWPTALLATHPIDISRN; encoded by the coding sequence ATGGCCCAACCCGAAGACCCCGAGGACTATGTCGCGCCCGCTGCGCATCGGGTACGGGCCGGCACGCTGCTGTTGGCCAACACTGATCTGCTCGAACCCACGTTTCGCCGCACCGTGATCTACGTGGTCGAGCACAACGACGGTGGAACCTTGGGCGTGGTACTCAACCGCCCCAGTGAGACCGCCGTCTACAACGTGCTGCCGCAGTGGTCCGAGCTGGCCGCCAAACCCAAAACGATGTTCATCGGCGGACCGGTGAAGCGCGACGCCGCCCTGTGCGTCGGGCTGTTGCGGGTCGGCGTCGAGCCCCACGGTGTGCCCGGTCTGCGGCACATCGACGGTCGGCTGGTGATGGTCGATCTCGATGCGGACCCCGAAACCATCGCACCGCATGTGGAGGGTGTGCGGATCTTCGCCGGCTATGCGGGTTGGACCATCGGCCAGCTGGAGGGCGAGATCGAGCGCGATGACTGGATCGTGCTCTCGGCGCTGCCGTCGGATGTGATGGTGCCGCCGCGAGTCGACCTGTGGGGACGAGCGCTGCGTCGGCAGCCGTGGCCCACCGCGCTGTTGGCCACCCACCCGATCGACATCAGCCGCAACTGA
- a CDS encoding pullulanase, whose product MDYCLGDGDGTATMWTGTPDLDLDGDGFADAISLDFDGDGLRDDALVDLDGDGVADHLLLDLDDDGTPEASFIDDGSGTWGHGATAGSADRSGGLRWVGLDNVEHTGGPLVDFDGDGRVNDRLVDSDGDGRADRVLIGNGAGGYEAAYVDTDGDGRWNVKLIDADGDGAADGATAL is encoded by the coding sequence ATGGACTACTGCCTGGGCGACGGGGACGGCACGGCCACCATGTGGACCGGCACCCCCGACTTGGATCTTGACGGGGACGGGTTCGCCGACGCGATCAGCCTCGATTTCGACGGGGACGGACTGCGCGACGACGCGCTGGTGGATCTCGATGGGGACGGGGTGGCCGACCACCTCCTGCTGGACCTCGACGACGACGGCACCCCCGAGGCCTCCTTCATCGACGACGGCTCTGGCACCTGGGGGCACGGCGCCACGGCGGGCTCAGCAGACCGATCGGGCGGGCTGCGTTGGGTGGGCCTCGACAACGTCGAGCACACGGGCGGCCCCTTGGTGGATTTCGACGGCGACGGACGGGTCAACGACCGGCTGGTGGACTCCGACGGCGACGGTCGGGCTGATCGGGTACTGATCGGCAATGGCGCGGGAGGCTATGAGGCCGCCTACGTCGACACCGATGGCGACGGACGCTGGAACGTCAAGCTCATCGATGCCGATGGTGACGGCGCCGCCGATGGCGCCACCGCGCTGTGA
- a CDS encoding MFS transporter, translating to MDNRAPATLWRSARGLPGFRRLLELRAASQFGDGLFQAGLAGALLFNPDRAASPWAIAGAFAVLFLPYSVLGPFAGALLDRWDRRQVMVVANLARLVLVLGIAALLAVGSGDLPVLCAALIANGFTRFIASGLSAALPHVVPREQVVTMNAVAIATGAVAAFLGANFMLLPRWLIGSDDRGAASIIAAVAIPVAIALVLSLRFEAHVLGPDDTKRAIHGSVLYAVTTGWMHGIRTVRDRPTVAATLSGLAAHRMAFGINTLVVLVLVRHVGEHTVSGLGTTALFVASAGAGSFLATVLTPPAVHRWGRYATTNGALAAAAVIQLAAVGLYLPVLVLCGFLLGVAGQVVKLCADTAMQIDVDDALRGHVFAVQDSLFWVSFIAAVAGAAALIPPDGQAPSLIVAGTLLYLVGLAGHAFIGRRREPVGLKYEHGRN from the coding sequence GTGGACAACCGCGCACCCGCGACACTGTGGCGGTCGGCGCGCGGCCTGCCAGGGTTCCGCAGACTGCTGGAACTGCGGGCCGCCAGCCAATTCGGCGACGGCCTGTTCCAAGCCGGGCTGGCCGGAGCGCTGCTGTTCAACCCGGACCGGGCCGCTTCCCCGTGGGCGATCGCGGGCGCTTTCGCCGTGCTGTTCCTGCCGTATTCGGTGCTGGGGCCGTTCGCCGGCGCGCTGCTGGACCGCTGGGATCGTCGCCAGGTGATGGTGGTGGCCAACCTCGCCCGGCTGGTGCTGGTGCTCGGGATCGCGGCTCTGCTCGCTGTCGGCTCCGGTGACCTGCCGGTGCTGTGCGCGGCACTGATCGCCAACGGGTTCACCCGGTTCATCGCCTCGGGGCTGTCGGCGGCGCTGCCGCACGTGGTGCCGCGCGAGCAGGTCGTGACGATGAACGCCGTGGCGATCGCCACCGGTGCGGTGGCCGCCTTTTTGGGCGCCAACTTCATGCTGCTGCCGCGCTGGCTGATCGGTTCCGACGACCGCGGTGCGGCGTCGATCATCGCGGCCGTAGCCATCCCAGTCGCGATCGCCCTGGTGCTCTCGCTGCGCTTCGAAGCCCACGTGCTCGGTCCGGACGACACCAAGCGGGCGATCCACGGCTCGGTGCTCTATGCGGTGACGACGGGCTGGATGCACGGCATCCGGACGGTGCGCGACCGGCCCACGGTGGCCGCCACCCTTTCCGGACTGGCCGCGCACCGGATGGCCTTCGGTATCAACACCCTGGTGGTGCTGGTGCTGGTCCGGCACGTCGGCGAGCACACGGTGTCCGGCTTGGGCACCACGGCGTTGTTCGTCGCCTCGGCCGGCGCCGGGTCATTTCTGGCCACGGTGCTGACCCCGCCGGCGGTGCACCGCTGGGGCCGCTACGCCACCACCAACGGTGCCCTGGCGGCGGCTGCGGTCATCCAACTGGCCGCCGTCGGGCTGTACCTACCGGTACTGGTGTTGTGCGGATTTCTGCTCGGAGTCGCCGGGCAGGTGGTCAAGCTCTGCGCCGACACCGCCATGCAGATTGACGTCGACGACGCCCTGCGCGGACATGTTTTTGCGGTACAGGATTCGCTGTTCTGGGTGTCGTTCATTGCCGCTGTGGCCGGCGCCGCGGCGCTGATTCCCCCCGACGGGCAGGCGCCGTCGCTGATCGTGGCCGGCACCCTGCTGTATCTGGTCGGTCTGGCCGGGCACGCGTTCATCGGGCGGCGCCGCGAACCGGTGGGCCTAAAGTACGAGCATGGCCGAAACTGA
- a CDS encoding TIGR03084 family metal-binding protein, translating to MAETESIVADLSAESDELDDLVAPLADSQWGTPTPAAGWSIAHQIGHLLWTDRVSLTAITDEAGFAAALTDAMKDPAGFVDAAAAELAQLPPAELLADWRSTRAKLHQELLGVADGRKLPWFGPPMSAASMATARLMETWAHGLDVADALGVRRRPTARLRSIAHLGVRTRDFAFTVHNLTPPAEPFHVELHAPEGGVWAWGPVNAEQRVTGTAEDFCFLVTQRRALADLDITAHGDDAQRWLEIAQAFAGPPGSGR from the coding sequence ATGGCCGAAACTGAATCGATCGTCGCCGATCTGAGCGCCGAAAGCGACGAGCTCGACGACCTAGTCGCCCCACTTGCCGACAGTCAGTGGGGCACGCCCACGCCGGCGGCGGGCTGGTCGATCGCTCATCAGATCGGTCATCTGCTGTGGACCGATCGGGTGTCGCTGACCGCCATCACAGACGAGGCAGGTTTTGCTGCCGCACTCACCGACGCGATGAAGGATCCGGCCGGCTTCGTCGACGCCGCCGCCGCCGAACTGGCCCAGCTGCCGCCGGCCGAGCTGTTGGCCGACTGGCGCTCCACCCGCGCGAAGCTGCACCAGGAGCTGCTCGGCGTGGCTGACGGCCGCAAGCTGCCGTGGTTCGGCCCGCCGATGAGCGCGGCCTCGATGGCCACTGCTCGGCTGATGGAGACCTGGGCGCATGGCCTGGACGTGGCCGACGCCCTCGGGGTGCGCCGGCGCCCCACGGCCCGGTTGCGATCGATCGCCCATCTGGGGGTGCGGACCCGGGATTTCGCCTTCACGGTGCACAACCTGACCCCGCCGGCGGAACCGTTTCACGTGGAACTTCACGCTCCCGAGGGCGGAGTGTGGGCATGGGGCCCGGTGAACGCCGAACAGCGGGTGACCGGAACCGCCGAGGATTTCTGCTTTTTGGTGACGCAGCGGCGTGCGCTGGCCGACCTGGACATCACCGCCCACGGCGACGACGCGCAGCGCTGGTTGGAGATCGCCCAAGCCTTCGCGGGGCCTCCCGGCTCCGGTCGATGA